From the Desulfovulcanus ferrireducens genome, one window contains:
- the ileS gene encoding isoleucine--tRNA ligase has product MVDYKKTLNLPKTKFPMRANLTKNEPKMLKFWEEINAYKAMIQANKDKPTYVLHDGPPYANGHIHLGTAMNKILKDIIVKSKNMQGYKAEYVPGWDCHGLPIELKVEQSLGGKKKEMPVLQIRQKCREYALKFLDIQRDEFKRLGVLGVWDKPYLTMTPDYEAATARELGRFMARGSVKRAKKPIYWCISCMTALAEAEVEYYDHTSPSIYVRFPVPDPKAKEKFPQITGDFFVVIWTTTPWTIPDNMAVAVHPDFEYVVVKVNDDGYILAEYLLPENKERFGWENPEIIARIKGSDLEGLKAKHPFYDRQSPIVLADYVTLDAGTGCVHTAPGHGREDYETGLKYGLEVLSPLDNEGRFLNSVEFFAGQTVFEANPKVIEKLSQEGHLLAREDITHSYPHCWRCKKPVIFRATTQWFISMEENNLRQKALEAIDQKVKWIPAWGRDRIYNMIEHRPDWCISRQRMWGVPIIALLCTDCGEAWHDPDWVQSVVDKFAAHERGADYWFEAEIDELKPADLTCPHCGSKNFTKEDDILDVWFDSGTSFAAVLEGRQECRFPADLYLEGTDQHRGWFHSSLLASIGTRDVPPYKAVLTHGFVVDGQGRKMSKSIGNVIAPQEIIDKYGAEILRMWVASENYQEDLRISEEILKRLVDAYRRIRNTCRFILGNLTDFDPQKDLVANKELLPLDRFALDLVYTRHKRMQKAYDDFEFHKVFHTLHNLCVTDLSAFYLDILKDRLYVSGAKSLERRSAQTVLYQILLLMLQDMAPILSFTAEEIYQYLPEKIKQESKTVFGLCFQPDLKDLLTEEEKSLWNLVLDLRYEVTRAIEPARKSGLLGHSLDSRITLYVSDELREMLQSVHSYLREVFIVSQVNIAPISEAPEDIYTSEEIDNLKIKVDRASGQKCSRCWVYSEELGQDEEHPEICPRCAEVMREYSS; this is encoded by the coding sequence ATGGTTGATTATAAAAAGACTCTTAATTTGCCTAAGACCAAATTTCCCATGCGGGCAAACCTGACGAAAAATGAACCCAAAATGCTCAAATTTTGGGAAGAGATAAATGCCTATAAAGCCATGATCCAGGCCAATAAAGATAAGCCAACCTATGTTCTGCATGACGGCCCCCCCTATGCCAACGGGCACATCCATTTAGGCACGGCAATGAACAAGATTTTAAAGGATATCATTGTCAAGTCCAAAAACATGCAGGGCTACAAGGCCGAATACGTACCCGGGTGGGACTGTCATGGTTTACCCATTGAGTTGAAAGTTGAGCAGTCCCTGGGCGGGAAGAAAAAAGAGATGCCCGTACTTCAGATACGTCAAAAATGCAGGGAATATGCTCTGAAATTTTTAGATATTCAGCGTGATGAATTTAAGCGGTTGGGCGTACTAGGAGTGTGGGATAAGCCATACCTGACCATGACCCCGGACTATGAGGCGGCCACGGCTCGCGAACTGGGCCGGTTTATGGCCAGGGGATCAGTTAAAAGGGCCAAAAAGCCCATCTATTGGTGTATCTCCTGTATGACAGCCTTGGCCGAGGCTGAAGTGGAGTATTATGATCACACTTCTCCCTCTATTTATGTTCGTTTTCCTGTGCCTGACCCCAAAGCAAAAGAGAAATTTCCGCAAATTACCGGAGATTTTTTTGTAGTGATCTGGACTACCACGCCCTGGACCATTCCTGATAATATGGCCGTGGCCGTGCATCCTGATTTTGAGTATGTAGTGGTGAAGGTAAACGATGATGGTTATATTTTGGCAGAGTACTTGTTGCCGGAAAATAAGGAGAGGTTTGGCTGGGAAAACCCGGAAATTATAGCGCGAATAAAAGGCAGTGACCTGGAGGGGTTAAAGGCCAAACACCCTTTTTATGATCGCCAATCTCCTATAGTCCTGGCCGATTATGTTACTCTTGATGCCGGAACAGGTTGTGTGCATACGGCCCCAGGGCATGGTCGCGAAGACTACGAAACAGGTTTAAAATATGGTCTGGAGGTTCTCTCACCTTTAGATAATGAAGGTAGATTTTTAAACTCGGTAGAATTTTTTGCGGGCCAGACTGTTTTTGAAGCCAATCCCAAAGTCATAGAAAAGTTGAGCCAGGAAGGACATCTTCTGGCCCGGGAAGATATTACTCACTCCTATCCCCATTGCTGGCGCTGTAAAAAACCGGTCATTTTCAGGGCCACGACCCAGTGGTTTATTTCCATGGAGGAGAATAATTTGCGCCAAAAAGCACTGGAGGCCATAGATCAAAAGGTTAAATGGATTCCTGCCTGGGGTAGGGACAGGATCTATAATATGATCGAGCACAGGCCTGACTGGTGTATCTCCAGGCAGAGGATGTGGGGAGTGCCAATTATTGCTTTGCTCTGTACGGATTGTGGCGAAGCCTGGCATGACCCTGACTGGGTTCAGTCTGTTGTGGACAAGTTTGCCGCCCATGAGCGTGGTGCGGATTACTGGTTTGAGGCAGAAATAGATGAATTAAAGCCGGCAGACCTTACTTGTCCTCATTGCGGCAGCAAAAATTTTACAAAAGAAGATGACATTTTGGATGTCTGGTTCGACTCGGGCACAAGCTTTGCTGCTGTTTTAGAGGGGCGTCAGGAATGTCGTTTTCCTGCTGATCTCTATCTGGAGGGCACTGACCAGCACCGCGGATGGTTCCATTCTTCACTCCTGGCCAGTATTGGCACCAGGGATGTGCCCCCTTATAAGGCCGTGCTCACTCACGGTTTTGTGGTTGACGGTCAGGGTCGAAAAATGTCTAAGTCCATTGGTAATGTTATAGCTCCACAAGAGATCATTGATAAATACGGCGCAGAAATTTTGCGCATGTGGGTTGCTTCAGAAAATTACCAGGAAGACCTGCGTATTTCAGAGGAAATTCTAAAGAGACTGGTCGATGCTTATCGGCGCATCCGCAATACCTGCCGCTTTATCCTGGGGAATTTAACGGATTTTGACCCGCAAAAGGATTTAGTGGCCAATAAGGAGCTTTTACCATTAGACCGCTTTGCATTAGACTTGGTTTATACCCGGCACAAACGTATGCAAAAGGCCTATGATGATTTTGAGTTTCACAAGGTATTTCATACGTTGCACAACCTCTGTGTTACCGACCTGTCCGCTTTTTATCTGGATATCCTAAAGGACAGACTCTATGTCTCTGGGGCCAAGAGTTTGGAGAGAAGGTCGGCCCAAACAGTCTTGTACCAGATTCTTCTCCTCATGCTACAGGATATGGCTCCTATTTTAAGTTTTACTGCGGAAGAAATTTACCAGTATCTGCCTGAAAAGATTAAGCAGGAATCGAAAACCGTGTTCGGCCTTTGTTTTCAACCTGATTTAAAAGATCTCTTAACTGAGGAAGAGAAGAGTCTATGGAATCTTGTCCTGGATTTGCGCTACGAAGTTACCAGAGCCATTGAACCGGCACGCAAATCAGGTCTTTTAGGACATTCACTTGATAGCCGGATCACTCTTTATGTATCCGATGAACTTCGGGAAATGTTGCAGTCTGTGCACTCATATTTAAGGGAAGTTTTTATTGTCTCGCAGGTAAATATTGCCCCCATCTCAGAGGCTCCGGAGGACATATACACCAGCGAAGAGATCGACAATCTGAAAATAAAAGTCGATAGGGCTTCCGGACAAAAATGCAGCCGTTGTTGGGTGTACAGTGAGGAACTGGGGCAGGATGAAGAACATCCTGAAATTTGTCCCAGGTGTGCTGAGGTGATGAGGGAATATAGCTCGTAG
- the galE gene encoding UDP-glucose 4-epimerase GalE has product MGKILVTGGAGYIGSHTSLALTQAGYEVIVYDNLSTGRVDAVLPPARLVVGDLKDRDKLDKLMREEKFQAIIHFAASIVVPESVENPLKYYLNNTSNTTSLIALAVKNNIPNFVFSSTAAVYGMPEKVPVNEQSPLMPINPYGRSKVMSEWVIRDASFAHPDFNFIILRYFNVAGADPLGRIGQSTPDATHLIKVACQAALGLRESLSIFGTDYPTPDGTGIRDYIHVVDLADVHVLALKFLEQGKPSGIYNCGYGHGYSVREIIDAVKKVSGVDFKVIETGRRPGDPAQLVADPGKLLNEMNWKPKYDDIEEIVRTAYNWEKKLRG; this is encoded by the coding sequence ATGGGTAAGATTCTCGTTACTGGTGGAGCAGGATATATCGGCTCTCATACAAGCCTTGCTCTAACTCAAGCAGGATATGAGGTAATTGTTTATGATAACCTCTCTACTGGCCGGGTCGATGCTGTACTGCCTCCAGCCCGGCTGGTGGTCGGGGACTTAAAGGATAGAGACAAATTAGACAAGCTTATGCGCGAAGAAAAATTTCAGGCCATTATTCACTTTGCCGCCAGTATAGTGGTTCCGGAATCAGTAGAAAACCCCCTGAAATATTATTTAAACAACACTTCTAATACCACTTCTCTTATTGCATTGGCCGTTAAGAACAACATCCCTAACTTTGTTTTTTCTTCGACAGCGGCTGTCTATGGCATGCCGGAGAAAGTGCCTGTAAACGAGCAAAGTCCGCTTATGCCCATAAATCCTTATGGTCGTAGCAAAGTCATGAGTGAGTGGGTTATCAGGGATGCAAGTTTTGCCCATCCTGATTTTAATTTCATCATCTTGCGTTATTTTAATGTAGCAGGGGCAGATCCTCTGGGCCGCATTGGGCAGAGTACGCCAGATGCCACACATTTAATCAAGGTAGCCTGTCAAGCCGCTCTGGGGTTACGAGAATCTTTATCCATTTTTGGTACTGATTATCCAACACCTGATGGTACAGGCATCAGGGATTATATTCATGTGGTTGATCTGGCTGATGTTCATGTTTTGGCCCTGAAGTTTTTAGAGCAGGGAAAACCTTCCGGAATTTACAATTGTGGCTATGGACATGGATACTCTGTGCGTGAAATCATTGATGCGGTCAAAAAGGTAAGCGGTGTTGATTTTAAGGTAATTGAAACAGGCCGTCGTCCGGGTGACCCTGCGCAACTTGTTGCTGACCCGGGCAAACTTCTGAATGAGATGAACTGGAAGCCTAAATATGACGACATTGAAGAGATAGTCCGCACGGCCTATAATTGGGAGAAGAAGCTAAGAGGCTAA
- a CDS encoding insulinase family protein, with amino-acid sequence MHKKYGFELIEEREIKEISSKAKLYRHKKTGARFLSILNEDENKTFGITFRTPPKDNTGVAHILEHSVLCGSRKYPVKEPFVELLKGSLQTFLNAMTYPDKTCYPVASQNLRDFYNLVDVYLDAVFFPRISKEIFAQEGWHYELHNPDEPLRYKGVVYNEMKGAYSSADNLLAEYAQQSLFPDTPYSLDSGGNPEHIPDLTYEQFKEFHRRYYHPSNAWIFFYGDDQEEMRFKALSSYLDQFAPLTIDSRIPEQKALNLEKKIRKAYMASEDNSKAMLTINWLLPTTFDPETNLSLRILDYILIGMPASPLRKALVDSGLGEDLAGVGLETDLMHLFYSTGLKGVTSDNLDRVEELIFSTLKSIVAEGLSKDIIQAAVNTIEFALRENNTGSFPRGLAVMLRALTTWLYGQSPFLLMEFEPVLARIKDKINKGPLFEQLIDKYFLQNKHRTTLVLEPDKDLEKQLREKEHKRLLQVKESLSPQELDRIIEETKRLEQMQVAPDSPEALATIPRLKRDDLDKKIKKIPLEEENINGINVLIHPLPTSGIFYVDLGLNIHLLPQKYLSYVPLFGRALLELGTRFEDFVSLTTRIRKKTGGIFAQPLASQILGEQDCTAWLFLRGKTLPENLKEMLNIYKDVLLDLALDNRERFRQIVLEEKAGMEESLVPQGHRYVAMRLKARFSEADWAMEHMSGISYLLFLRYLLDQIDNNWDQVLRTLEEIKFLLIHKGALLLNVTTESRLWEKHSQDFHDFLTLFPKRFISDSKWLPGSLCDNEAMILPAQVNYVGQAVNLFANDYAFHGSSLVGTRFLRTGLLWEKIRVMGGAYGAFCSFDHLTGVMTFVSYRDPNVLNTLEVFNQAGEFLSTNPLPEEEIDKAIIGTIGDMDSYQFPDAKGFSSLIRYLTKIDDQVRQKIRNEVLETDREDLQSFGLSLDKARSERLISIMGNKAKLEEALKEGLDIANVFSLL; translated from the coding sequence ATGCATAAAAAATACGGCTTTGAACTTATTGAGGAAAGAGAAATTAAAGAGATTTCCTCAAAGGCCAAACTTTACAGACATAAAAAAACAGGGGCCAGGTTTTTATCCATATTAAATGAAGACGAAAACAAGACCTTTGGCATAACTTTCCGCACTCCACCAAAAGACAATACAGGGGTAGCCCATATTTTGGAGCACTCGGTCCTTTGTGGTTCCAGAAAGTACCCGGTTAAAGAACCCTTTGTAGAATTGCTAAAGGGTTCACTCCAGACCTTTCTAAATGCCATGACCTACCCGGATAAAACCTGTTATCCGGTGGCCAGCCAGAACTTGCGGGATTTTTATAATCTCGTTGATGTCTACCTGGACGCGGTATTTTTCCCCCGGATTTCCAAAGAAATTTTCGCCCAGGAAGGTTGGCATTATGAATTGCATAACCCGGATGAACCGCTAAGGTATAAGGGTGTAGTGTATAACGAAATGAAAGGGGCCTATTCTTCTGCTGATAACCTCCTGGCCGAATATGCTCAACAGTCCTTGTTTCCTGACACTCCCTACAGCCTGGATTCAGGTGGGAACCCAGAACACATCCCCGACCTTACCTATGAACAATTTAAAGAGTTTCATCGCCGTTACTATCATCCGTCCAATGCCTGGATATTTTTTTATGGCGATGACCAGGAAGAAATGCGTTTTAAGGCCTTAAGCAGCTATTTGGATCAGTTTGCCCCCCTGACCATTGACTCCAGGATTCCTGAACAAAAGGCGCTGAATTTAGAAAAAAAGATAAGAAAAGCTTACATGGCAAGTGAAGACAACTCCAAGGCCATGCTCACGATAAACTGGCTCTTGCCTACCACTTTTGATCCGGAGACAAACCTCTCCTTACGTATTTTAGACTATATCCTGATTGGTATGCCGGCCTCTCCTTTACGCAAAGCCCTTGTTGACTCTGGTTTAGGAGAGGACCTGGCAGGAGTGGGTCTGGAAACAGACCTTATGCATCTGTTTTACTCCACAGGTCTTAAAGGTGTGACCAGTGATAATTTGGACCGGGTCGAAGAGCTGATTTTTTCCACTTTAAAAAGCATAGTTGCCGAGGGATTAAGCAAAGATATTATTCAGGCAGCCGTTAATACAATAGAATTTGCTTTGCGCGAAAACAATACCGGATCCTTCCCTCGCGGACTGGCAGTCATGCTTCGGGCTTTGACAACCTGGCTTTATGGACAAAGTCCTTTTCTGCTGATGGAGTTTGAACCTGTTTTAGCGCGGATTAAGGACAAAATTAACAAAGGGCCGCTGTTTGAGCAACTAATTGATAAATATTTTCTACAAAACAAGCATCGAACAACCCTGGTTTTAGAGCCTGATAAAGACCTTGAAAAACAGCTCAGGGAAAAGGAGCATAAACGACTTTTACAGGTCAAAGAAAGCTTGAGTCCCCAGGAATTAGATAGAATCATTGAAGAAACGAAAAGGCTTGAACAAATGCAGGTTGCCCCGGATTCACCCGAAGCCCTGGCCACTATCCCCAGGTTAAAAAGAGATGACCTGGATAAAAAAATAAAGAAAATTCCCCTTGAGGAAGAAAACATAAATGGAATAAACGTACTCATTCATCCTTTGCCCACTTCCGGTATCTTTTACGTAGACCTCGGACTTAATATCCATCTTCTACCCCAGAAATACCTATCTTATGTTCCCCTGTTTGGCCGGGCGTTACTTGAGCTGGGTACCAGATTTGAAGACTTTGTATCGTTGACCACCAGGATTAGAAAAAAGACCGGGGGAATTTTTGCCCAGCCTTTGGCCTCTCAGATTCTGGGCGAACAGGATTGCACGGCCTGGCTCTTTTTGCGCGGCAAGACCCTGCCTGAAAACTTAAAAGAAATGTTAAACATATATAAAGATGTGCTTCTGGATCTAGCCCTCGATAACAGAGAGAGGTTTCGTCAGATCGTCCTGGAAGAAAAGGCCGGTATGGAGGAGAGTCTTGTTCCGCAAGGCCATCGTTATGTAGCCATGCGCCTAAAGGCCAGGTTTTCCGAAGCAGACTGGGCCATGGAGCATATGTCTGGTATAAGTTATCTTTTATTTTTGCGCTATTTACTGGACCAAATTGATAATAATTGGGACCAAGTACTGAGGACCCTTGAAGAAATTAAGTTCCTTCTTATACATAAAGGCGCGCTCCTTTTGAATGTGACCACGGAAAGCAGACTTTGGGAAAAGCACAGCCAGGACTTTCACGACTTTCTGACTTTATTTCCCAAACGATTCATTTCTGATAGTAAATGGCTTCCGGGTTCTCTATGCGACAATGAAGCAATGATCCTGCCTGCCCAGGTCAACTATGTTGGCCAGGCCGTAAATCTATTCGCCAATGACTATGCCTTCCATGGTTCTTCACTGGTCGGCACAAGATTTTTACGAACCGGCCTACTTTGGGAAAAAATCAGGGTCATGGGCGGAGCTTATGGTGCTTTCTGTTCTTTTGATCACTTAACAGGAGTGATGACCTTTGTCTCTTATCGCGACCCTAATGTACTAAACACCCTTGAAGTGTTTAACCAGGCTGGAGAGTTCTTATCCACAAATCCACTGCCAGAGGAAGAAATAGACAAGGCAATAATTGGTACCATCGGCGATATGGACAGCTATCAATTCCCTGACGCTAAAGGGTTTAGCTCTCTAATCAGGTACCTGACAAAAATTGATGACCAAGTAAGGCAAAAAATTAGAAACGAAGTCCTGGAAACAGACCGTGAGGACTTGCAAAGCTTTGGTTTAAGCCTTGATAAGGCCCGCTCAGAACGATTGATTTCTATCATGGGCAACAAGGCCAAACTAGAAGAGGCTCTCAAGGAAGGCCTAGATATTGCGAACGTGTTTAGTTTGCTTTAG
- a CDS encoding M23 family metallopeptidase, with amino-acid sequence MKKKIYILFIILICVGLGLVYFVFGERKKPIINVSPDLIYTNAQKTFQVVAKDEGLGLKQLRVILKQNMKRITVLEQVFPAKTMTWSGEFKLPKLKQGPFELLIICTDRSWNNWGKGNTSLYVKKMVYDTKAPLISLVSKKHNLSQGGAGLVVYKVSEDVTQTGVEVGKYFFPAYKQKNGLYYCLFAYPYDARPGEDMPTITALDLAENKAKSGFYYHLNKRKFRHDKINISDRFLKAKMPQFQSIFPEEKDLLHLFLRVNQDLRAKNRQELRKIGLKTADHFLFTGQFLRQPNAARKASFGDHRSYYYQGQLIDKQVHLGIDLASLAQAPVPAANNGKVVFAGFLGIYGQVVIIDHGLGLQSLYAHLSQIDVQEGESVRKGQIIGRTGSTGMAGGDHLHFGIVISGLPVNPVEWWDLNWLKNNILDR; translated from the coding sequence ATGAAAAAAAAGATATATATTTTATTTATAATCTTAATCTGTGTAGGTCTCGGTTTGGTTTATTTTGTCTTTGGCGAGAGGAAGAAACCCATTATTAATGTTTCTCCGGACCTAATCTACACTAATGCTCAAAAAACTTTTCAAGTAGTAGCTAAAGATGAGGGATTGGGTTTAAAGCAACTGCGGGTGATTTTAAAGCAGAACATGAAGAGAATCACTGTCCTCGAACAGGTCTTTCCGGCCAAGACCATGACCTGGTCCGGTGAGTTTAAGCTCCCGAAACTTAAACAGGGGCCTTTTGAGTTGCTGATAATTTGTACTGATAGGTCATGGAATAATTGGGGCAAGGGCAACACCAGTCTTTATGTAAAAAAAATGGTTTATGACACTAAAGCGCCGCTCATTTCACTGGTCAGCAAAAAACACAATTTGTCCCAGGGCGGTGCAGGGCTTGTTGTATACAAGGTTTCCGAGGATGTTACCCAGACGGGAGTTGAGGTAGGAAAATATTTTTTTCCAGCATACAAACAAAAAAACGGTCTTTATTATTGTCTGTTTGCCTATCCATATGATGCACGGCCTGGGGAGGATATGCCTACGATTACGGCTCTTGATCTGGCAGAAAATAAGGCCAAGTCAGGTTTTTATTATCACCTAAACAAGAGAAAATTTCGGCATGATAAAATCAATATCAGCGACAGGTTTCTAAAGGCCAAGATGCCTCAATTTCAGTCCATTTTCCCGGAAGAAAAGGACTTGTTGCACCTATTTTTGAGAGTAAACCAGGATCTTCGGGCCAAAAACCGCCAGGAACTCCGTAAAATCGGCCTGAAAACAGCTGATCACTTTTTGTTTACCGGCCAGTTTTTACGCCAGCCAAATGCTGCCCGCAAGGCTTCTTTTGGTGATCATCGAAGTTATTATTATCAGGGTCAGCTCATTGACAAGCAGGTCCATCTGGGCATTGATCTTGCCTCCCTGGCTCAAGCCCCGGTTCCGGCAGCAAATAACGGAAAGGTTGTTTTTGCCGGGTTTTTAGGGATTTATGGTCAGGTAGTCATTATTGACCATGGCCTTGGTTTGCAGTCACTTTATGCCCATTTAAGTCAGATTGATGTTCAGGAAGGAGAGTCGGTACGCAAGGGACAGATTATCGGGAGAACCGGCTCAACCGGCATGGCTGGTGGAGATCACCTCCATTTTGGTATCGTTATTTCCGGACTACCGGTGAATCCGGTTGAATGGTGGGATTTAAACTGGCTTAAGAATAATATTCTGGATAGATGA
- the hysB gene encoding NiFeSe hydrogenase small subunit produces the protein MSLTRREFVKLCTGTVAGLGISQMFHPALVRAMEEAAKKTPVIWVQGQGCTGCSVSLLNTVHPSIKEVLLNIISLEFHPTIMGSEGEMALEHMYEVAEKFAGKFFLAVEGAIPKAANGKYCIVGEMHHREITMLELTEELGQKAAAVLALGACACFDAGIPGAEGNLTQASSVQTIFDEKGIKTPVVNIPGCPPHPDWMVGTIAHALMHGIPELDDNGRPTMFYGENIHENCPYLKYADDGVMCETFTQKEGCRMELGCKGPNANADCFKRKWNNGINWCVENAICIGCVEPGFPDEMSPFYEGM, from the coding sequence ATGAGTTTAACCAGACGTGAATTTGTCAAATTGTGCACCGGCACAGTTGCTGGCCTTGGGATTTCCCAGATGTTCCATCCAGCTCTTGTTCGAGCAATGGAAGAGGCAGCAAAGAAGACACCGGTGATCTGGGTCCAGGGCCAGGGATGCACAGGGTGTTCCGTATCGCTTTTAAATACAGTGCATCCAAGCATCAAAGAAGTTTTGTTAAATATTATCAGCCTGGAGTTCCACCCCACAATCATGGGCTCCGAAGGAGAAATGGCTCTTGAGCACATGTATGAAGTGGCTGAAAAGTTTGCGGGCAAGTTCTTCCTGGCTGTAGAAGGAGCTATCCCTAAAGCAGCAAACGGCAAGTACTGTATTGTGGGCGAAATGCATCATAGAGAAATCACCATGCTCGAACTGACTGAGGAGCTTGGTCAAAAAGCCGCGGCCGTGCTGGCTCTTGGCGCCTGTGCATGTTTTGATGCCGGCATTCCCGGCGCAGAGGGTAACTTGACCCAGGCCAGTTCAGTCCAGACTATATTCGATGAGAAGGGTATCAAGACTCCTGTTGTAAATATTCCCGGATGTCCGCCCCATCCTGACTGGATGGTCGGAACCATTGCGCATGCTCTCATGCACGGCATTCCCGAATTGGATGATAATGGCCGGCCAACCATGTTTTATGGAGAAAACATCCATGAAAATTGTCCTTACCTGAAATATGCCGACGATGGAGTAATGTGTGAGACATTTACACAAAAGGAAGGCTGCCGCATGGAGCTGGGTTGTAAAGGGCCAAATGCCAATGCTGACTGCTTCAAGAGAAAATGGAATAACGGCATAAACTGGTGTGTAGAGAACGCTATTTGTATTGGATGTGTTGAACCTGGCTTCCCTGATGAGATGTCTCCATTTTATGAGGGCATGTAA
- the hysA gene encoding NiFeSe hydrogenase large subunit HysA, which yields MSGCRAKQAPMAAGAPGKKIKIAVDPVTRIEGHLKVEVEVKDGKVVDARCFGGMFRGFENILKGRDPRDSSQIVQRICGVCPTAHATASVLAQDKAFGVKVTTNGRIVRNLIFGANYLQSHILHFYHLAALDYVNGPDVAPFVPRYKNNDVRVDAKTNQIGVDQYLKALEIRRICHEMVAMFGGKMPHVQGLVVGGTTEIPTAEKIKHFAANFKKVKEFIEKEYLPLVYALGSVYPDLLETGTGWKNVISYGVFPLNDEETEFLLKPGVYTNGKDAPLDPAKIKEYVKYSWFDDSTTGLHPSEGKTVPAPEKATAYSFVKAPRYNDIPHEVGPLARMWITNPELSPVARKAGFKRMRDFGDKAFSILGRHIARAEEALLVAQAVEQWLAEVKPGAETYVPSEVPEQGEGMGLTEAPRGSLLHYLKVKDSVIDNYQIVSATLWNASPMDDMNQRGPIEQALIGVPVPDPKNPVNVGRLIRAFDPULGCAVHVLHAETGEEQVVHID from the coding sequence ATGTCTGGATGCAGAGCAAAGCAGGCGCCTATGGCGGCTGGCGCTCCAGGAAAGAAAATAAAAATTGCGGTAGATCCAGTGACCAGAATCGAGGGTCACCTGAAAGTCGAGGTAGAAGTAAAGGACGGCAAAGTAGTAGATGCCCGCTGTTTTGGCGGCATGTTTCGCGGCTTTGAAAACATCCTGAAAGGCCGTGATCCCAGGGATTCCTCCCAGATTGTGCAAAGAATCTGCGGTGTTTGCCCTACTGCCCATGCCACGGCCTCGGTGCTCGCACAGGACAAGGCCTTTGGCGTCAAAGTAACCACCAATGGAAGGATTGTGCGCAATCTCATTTTTGGCGCCAACTATTTGCAATCTCATATTCTGCATTTTTACCATCTGGCTGCCCTTGACTATGTCAATGGCCCTGATGTTGCTCCTTTTGTGCCTCGGTACAAAAATAATGATGTCAGAGTAGATGCCAAAACAAACCAGATCGGGGTTGATCAATACTTGAAAGCTCTGGAAATCAGACGGATCTGCCACGAGATGGTAGCCATGTTTGGGGGCAAGATGCCTCATGTCCAGGGCTTGGTTGTTGGCGGTACTACAGAGATTCCAACCGCAGAAAAAATCAAGCACTTTGCTGCCAACTTCAAGAAAGTCAAAGAGTTCATCGAAAAAGAATACCTGCCTTTGGTTTATGCCTTGGGTTCTGTTTATCCGGATCTACTGGAAACAGGCACAGGCTGGAAAAATGTAATCTCTTATGGCGTATTCCCATTAAATGATGAAGAAACAGAGTTCCTGCTCAAACCCGGCGTCTATACCAATGGCAAAGACGCCCCATTGGATCCTGCTAAAATCAAAGAATACGTCAAATACTCCTGGTTTGACGATTCAACTACAGGCTTGCATCCCAGCGAAGGTAAAACCGTGCCCGCTCCGGAGAAAGCGACTGCCTACAGTTTTGTTAAGGCTCCACGTTACAACGATATACCCCACGAAGTTGGCCCATTGGCCAGAATGTGGATTACCAATCCCGAACTAAGCCCTGTTGCCAGGAAAGCTGGCTTTAAGAGAATGCGCGATTTCGGCGACAAGGCATTCTCCATACTGGGTCGTCACATTGCTCGTGCCGAAGAGGCATTGCTGGTGGCTCAGGCAGTTGAACAGTGGCTTGCCGAAGTAAAACCCGGAGCTGAAACTTATGTGCCCTCTGAGGTACCAGAACAAGGCGAAGGCATGGGACTTACAGAGGCCCCACGCGGCAGCTTGCTTCACTACCTGAAAGTTAAAGATTCGGTAATAGATAACTACCAGATCGTCTCTGCAACCCTGTGGAATGCTTCTCCCATGGATGACATGAATCAAAGGGGTCCCATTGAACAGGCCTTGATTGGCGTTCCTGTTCCGGATCCCAAAAATCCAGTCAATGTCGGGCGCTTGATCCGCGCCTTTGACCCGTGACTGGGCTGTGCCGTGCACGTGCTGCACGCTGAGACTGGTGAGGAGCAGGTTGTACATATAGATTAA
- the hysD gene encoding NiFeSe hydrogenase maturation protease: MKKLLVLGVGNILLMDEGVGVYAVQELGKEDWPDGVDFLDGGTFTQDLFYLFEKYDHVLVLDAVRGGQEPGTIYRLKEKDLIENKDQSLSLHDIDLLDSLKMAELLGKRPDLTVIGIEPEKLDWNMELTPTLKEAFPKFLQVIRQEIHKILE; encoded by the coding sequence ATGAAAAAATTACTGGTATTAGGCGTTGGCAATATTTTACTTATGGACGAAGGCGTGGGCGTATACGCGGTTCAGGAGCTTGGCAAGGAAGACTGGCCTGACGGGGTTGACTTTCTCGACGGCGGCACCTTTACCCAGGATCTTTTTTATCTCTTTGAAAAATATGACCATGTGCTGGTCCTTGATGCTGTCCGTGGCGGCCAGGAGCCAGGAACTATCTATCGGCTAAAGGAAAAGGATTTGATTGAAAATAAAGATCAATCTTTGTCCTTGCACGATATTGACCTGTTGGACTCCCTGAAAATGGCCGAGCTTCTGGGCAAAAGACCAGATCTGACTGTAATTGGTATTGAGCCTGAAAAGCTCGACTGGAACATGGAGCTGACTCCAACTTTAAAAGAAGCCTTCCCCAAATTTTTACAGGTCATTCGCCAGGAGATACATAAAATTCTGGAGTAA